One Oncorhynchus mykiss isolate Arlee chromosome 9, USDA_OmykA_1.1, whole genome shotgun sequence genomic window, ATAACCAGTTTTAGGAGGGCATGTCATTTTTTAAATGGTTTTCcctgttaagcacatttttggtcAAACTTATTTATTAAGCTTGCCAtaaaaaaggggttgaatacttttgtTCTTATTTTCTATTAATTTCCCAAAAattctacaaacaaaattccactttgacaatctggggtactgtgtgtagatcaATTTGAccaaatctaaatgtaatacattttaaattcaggctttaacaacaaaatgtggaaaaaatcaacttggtgtgaacactttctgaaggcactgtatgtctctacTTAGTGCAAAACTTGTAGTTGTTTTGCCTTAGCTAATTTTTTGTCATTTGTCCTACTGCTTGTTTAATTTAGCAGTATCTCTCCTCACTTCTTCCCTGTGTTTTTATCCACAGAAGAATAATACAGTACACAGCTGTTTCTGAACTTGGTCCCCATCTACTGTTAGCTAGAATGGGTAAATCTGCTGCACAGATTAAACTGTAcactattaaaataaaaaaagccAATTAGGGAGGGAGATATATTTTGGGGTTATACATTTCAGTCCCAAAaatgatatagtcccaaaatgttctatatgtcagcaatcaagtttaagaaatgtaactttcaaaatacagaaatctatCCCATATGATGCATTTTCCATCATGTGATGCAAATTACATAATGCAGGCCAGATGTCTGTGTTtagaaagttacatatcttgaaaacgaTTGCTGACAtataaaacattttgggactatatcaacaatttACTAATGAAATAAATACTAAAAGATagttttgggtggagttttccttttaataatgtaaaaaaagAAATGTATAACCCAAAAATATATCTCCCACCCTAATTAATATCATTAATCAACTATTACTAATATACTCATGTATGAAGAAAGAGATGCACACATTTTGAACTAAAgaaagtacatactgtatatctctttATCAGATCACGATTACACTGCAATTTCTTCCTTGTACAGGTGGCTTTGTCAGTAGAAGAACTGTTGAAGACGACACAGGTACATTAAGTTGATTGTATTTGCTGCATTAAAATCATAATGGTGGATTTAGTAATTGTCTAGTTCAAAAGAGCAAAGTAATATCTTTGGACATTTGGTCATAACTATGTGATTTGAACAACACGTTGTACAGGAGCAGACATCCAAAATAACTATAGTGAACATTTTTTTACTTCAAAAGTAGAGAATCCCCATGTACATTTAAAATATGATTTCTAGGATTTAAGTATATCAGATGAAAACTGTTTTATCAAATTATGAggaagtcttttttttttttacatgattcATATAACACCGCAGTTATTAAACAGCCAAAGACGTCTACCACATCACCCCGTAAGCAAGGTACTGTAAGGAATGTAAACTACACACTCATACATGCACACTCATAAGACATACATTTAAATCAAGATATACCATACAGTAAGTACAGCATTATAGGAATACCTGTTATTTACTGTGTATTTCCAGGTTAATATATTTGAATTATTTTTGATTCACTTGTAGATGCATCAGTGCTTTGCTATTGCACTTCTCTGTTTtcaatttcttattttttttttcagaTGAGAAGTTACATGAAGGTACTAAGATATTTACTATCATTTTTCTTACATGTGGCTATTCATATTTTGTCACGTTTTCTAATCAACAGTCAAACgtttttgacacacctactccaGGGTgattctttacttttactattttctacattgtaatatattagtgaagacatctaaactatgaaatagcacacatggaataatgtagtaaccaaaaaagtgttaaaccagtCAAAATACAtgttagatttgagattcttcaaagtagccaccctttgccttgatgacacctttgcacactcttggcattctctcaaccagcttcataaggtagtcacctggaatgcatttcaataaacaggtgtgccttgttaaaagttagtttgtggaatttattttcttcttaatgcatttgagacattcagttgtgttgtgacaaggtaggggtcgTATACAGAAGAAAAccctacttggtaaaagaccaagtccattttatggcaagaacaggtcaaataagcaaagagaaacaacagttcatcattactttaagacatgaagttcagtcaatctggaaaatgtcaagaatttggaaagtttcttcaagtgcagtcgcaaaaaccatcaagcgctgaaactggctctcatgaggaccgccacaggaaatgaagacccagagttacctctgctgcagaggataagttaattagagttatcagcctcagaaattgcagcccaaatacatccttcacagagttcaagtaacagacacatctcaacatcaactgttcagaggagactacgtgaatcaggccttcattgtcaaattgctacaaaggaagcactactaaaggacaccaataataagaagaaacttgcttgggccaagaaacacgtgcaaaggacattagaccggtgaaaatctgttctttggtctgatgagttcaaatttcaAATTTGAGgtatttggttccaaccgccgtgtctttgtgagacgcagagtagatgaatggatgatctcctcatgtgtgGGTCGGCAGgcaccctagtggttagagcattgggccagtaaccgaaaggtttttggatcgaatccccgagctgacaatgtaaaaatctgtcgttctgcccctgaacatggcagttaaaccactgttccccggtaggcagtcattgtaaataagaatgtgttcttaattaacttgcctagttaaataaaggtttaacaAATGTGAAGTTgcaagcatggaggaagaggtgtgggggtgctttgctggtgacactgtcagtgatttgtttataattcaagtcacacttaaccagcatggctgccaaagcattctgcagcgatacgccatcccatctggtttgcgcttagaggGACtatattttgtttttcaacaggacaatgacccaacacacctccaggctgtgtaagggctatatgaaggagagggatggagtgctgcatcagatgacctggtctccacaatcacccgacctcaacccaattgagatggtttggggtgagttggaccacagagtgaaggaaaagcagtcaacaagtgttcagcgtatgtgggaactccttcaagactgttggaaaataattcttcattaagctggttgagagaatgctaagagtgtgcaaagctgcatcaaggcaaagggtggctattttgaagaatcacaaatatattttaatttgtttaacacttttatggttaatacatgattctatgtgttatttcatagttttgatgtcttcactcttattctacaatgtagaaaatataaataattaagaaaaacccttaaatgagtcggtgtctccaaacttttgactggtatttttttaatcaaatatgATTTCTAATTGTTGTACCTTTTAAATGGGTCCTACAACTCTAAATCAaacagctaaatgatccatggtattaCCGTCTTAAAACAAtgccatatgttagcttagtacccTTCCCCCTCCACCCCAACGGCTTAGAGGTTTTTAAGATCAAAATAAGAAAAATGTTTCTTCAACATTATGTATGTGTTTTCTTTCCTCAGTGGATGTAACTCTGGATGTGGACACAGCTCACCCTAACCTACTGATAGATGGGAAAACAGTAAGCTGGATAAAGGAAACACCACAGAGACTGTGTAGTGAGAAGATGTTTGATGAAGATCCCTATGTGCAGGGCATTATGGGCCGTGCTTGGAGGGCCTACTGGAAGGTGAATGTGGAGAAGAAGGATGACTGGGTActtccccctccttgtatgtttattggtaGCACCTGTTTGTGATGATTAGTTGGGCTTCTTTAGACAGCCTGCCGCCtgtttgttgtgcgggattattcatTGTAATCTTCGGCTCTGTAGTAGAGGAACGTGTTAGTGCCTGGTCGTGCATTTTTCAGTTGTACATTTTTCATTCCCCGTGTTTGGGGCCGTTAttattgtgagcaccctgtggtgcgttggtgcaattaaagagcacagcattgcactctctgtctcctgcgtttgactccacactcacgacacccggagcatttcactgccttgctatgttgttgtcttaggtctgtctttctgttgtggtgtctctcttgttgtgatgtgtgtttagttcaatatttatatattttttagtttTTATCCCTGGACCCCGTccacgcaggaggccttttgcttttggtaagccgtcattgtaaataataatttgttcttaactgacttgcctagttaaataaaggttaaataaattataaataaacaaaaatcaAATTTCTTCAATTGGGTTacaagcaaaataaataaatattgactCTAAACACACATTGGCCATGACAATCAACCATTTGTGCCTCTTACAAGTGCTAAAATTATACCAGCTAAATTAAATTTACATAAATACAATCACAATTTGTCTTCAAAACTGGTAATTAAACCAATGTGTTTTACACCATTAATGCTGTAGATAGCACTGTATTGTAGATAAAATGCTGAATGATACTGTTATTAAGTGTAATTGGAAGGCTCCTGTAAAAATTACTCTAACATACTATATTTCTTTACAGTAAAAGCATATGCCtactgtagattcaaattatCATTTTCATGCACCAACTTCATTCTATTTTAGAAATATTTTCTTTAGCGGCTGTGAAGGGGAGGAATATTTCCAGCAGCTGCTGGTAAGGTGCCTTGACTTGTTTCTagccaatgttgaatgttgagCCAAACCTGAATTACTGCATATTTTCTTATCTAAACTAGCTATCTGGTTGGCTAATGTttccaagctagctagctagttagctaacttaaGTTGACACAGCCATTTCGGTCAAATCTAAATTGCTTGTAAATATCTTGCTGCGCACCGTAGaatccaatctgacagagtttCATATAGAGAATAAACTGAGTGCAGATATGTGCATGTTATGTTTTCACTACTGAGAAAATGGCGTTTCTAGTAGTTCAAAAGATAAGACCCATACTGTATTATTACTATCACGAAATTGTATTTACAGATTGACGGGCTTAATTTGACATAAAACCTTGTCGTGGTCTGATAAACTACTCGCGAGCCACTAAATCCAATGTGAATGACGAGTGGACCGGTGTTGTATCAGGTGCCTGTCGGCTATAGGGTGCTTGACACTGGGCAGCTGTAACAGTGTCGCTGGCAGTAGCTAGAAATGTGGACAATATTTTTCCCTCCCAGGAttatatttcaaatagtattgcagtttacaaaataaataaataatattagTATCCATCTAGATGTCATATACATATGCCATTGTTTTGCAGGCCAGGAGTGTCCGAATAGCCTCATCCCGCTAAAcaacattttcccatgatgttacaATATTAGTTAACACTGTTCACTTTATTATTCGTATGCAAATGTTTGgtggcacagaaagaaaggaaaataGTATGAATCTGGTAAAATaatctgtggtattgtgtatgCTATAGCAATGTTTTATTAGTTAGCTGTCTTATTTGTATTTATCAATGCCTCaattgatttcattaaccttaCTGGATATATGGCTGTACAGACTCCTGGTCCACATCAACCCAAGAAACAAGAAAGAAACCTCCTTAGCTGTCACAACCCTGCGTGATTCGGTCTGTAGCCATGAactgctttgaaagactggtcatggctcacatcaacaccatcaatcccagaaaccctagacccaccccaaAAGATTTACAGATGATggagtctctattgcactccacactgccctttcccacctggacaaaaggaacacctatatgagaatgccatttattgactacagctcagcgttcaacaccatattgccctcaaaggtcatcaataagctaaggaccctgggactaaacacctatctctgcaactggatcctagacttcctgacgggccgcccccaggtggtaagggtaggtaaaaacacatccgccagctgatcctcaacacaggggtccctcaggggtgtgtgctcagcccctttcctgtactccctgttcactcatgactgcacggccaggcacaactccaacaccatcattcaatttGTCGATGACATTAACAGTGgtatgcctgatcaccgacaacgatgagacagcctgtagggaggaggtcagatgcctggctgtgtggtggcaggacaacaacctcaacctcaacgtgatcaagacaaaggagatgattgtggattacaggaaaaagaggactgagcacgcccccattctcattgacggggctgcagtggagcaggttgagagcttcaagttccttggtgttcacatcaccaacaaactaagatggtccaaacacaccaagacagtcgggaagagggcacgacaaagcctattacccctcaggagactgaaaagatttggcatgggccctcagatcctcaaaagtttctacagctccACCATCGagatggttgcatcactgcctggtatggcaactgctcggtctccgactgcaagggtagtgcgaacggcccagtacatcactggggccatgctccctgccatccaggacctctatacctgtcggtgtcaggggaaggccctaaaaaggtcaaggactccagccaccctggtcatagactgttctcactgctgctactgcacggcaagcggtactggagcgccacgtctaggtccaagaggcttctaaacaacttctacccctaagccataagactcctgaacatctagtcaaatggctacgcCCCCTCCACCCTTCACACCACTAcccctctctgttgtcatctatgtagtcactttaaaaactctacctacatgtacatactacgtcaactaaccggtgcccctgcacattgactctgtgcgggcacccccctgtatatattgtttctgctgctctttaattacttttatctcttattcttatccataattttttttaactgcaatgttggttagttgctcgtaagtaagcatttcactgtaaggtgaacacctgttgtattcggcacatgctTGGTACTTATGGTCTGCACTTTAAGAGATCTTCTGTACATCAATCAAGCTGCATTATGATTATTTTTGAAAGACCTCAAAGGTGAACCGGAGTACCTTTGGATAGTTCAAGTTAGAGCATACATGTCAGCAAACAGCATGGCGCAAGCACATGCGACCAAAGTCAGCTCGTTCAGCATTTACACACCTTCAATGGAAAGAGTCCCCTTCTTTCTGGAAGACAAATAttgctatggtggtctgcttcagCTTCGTCTCAGCCTTACCTTTCTGAGTGTCCTGcaaaagaaaacaaagaaaaaacGAATTTTAAAAAGGACAGTGCATTCTCTGATCTTGGAAGTTACAAATAATCATATAGTGTGTACACCTCACTAATGAACAGGGAACGTATTTAAGAATATTGCACAATTTCATAAATTGACTTGGAATGGGAATTAATATTGAACATATATCCTTACCAGGTACTATTTTATCAGGTGTTCAACATCTTCACCCAGGTACATGAGCGTTTTCAGTAAGTATTCTCTTCAGGTCCACACACTGTAAACTCCAATTGGTGTGCTGTCATTACTCAAAACGTTTGTGGCACCCATTACACTACCATATCTAAGTACAGTTACTTGAAgtgatttatactgaacaaaaatataaacacaacatgtaaagtgtttgtcacatgtttcatgagctgaaattaaagatcccagaaatgttccacattcacaaaaagcttatatcgctaaaatgttgtgcacaattttgtttacatccctgttagtgagcatttctcctttgccaagataatccatccatctgacaggtgtggcagatccagaagctgattaaacagcattacacaggtgcaccttgtactgggtacaataaaaggccactgtaaaatgtacagagtgaaagagacaacatactgtatcactgcGGTTTAAGAATATCAAGGTGTCAGATAGGGGGCACTACAATGTCAAGGTGTCAGATAGTGGGCACTACATTGTCAAGGTGTAAGATAGGGGGCATTACAAATGCCAAGCTAGCTACTTGGATTGGATTCAAGAACCAGCCGTTATGCTACAGGTTACACGTAAGTTAAGGCAAAGTATTTAGCAAAGCTAAACTTCTTAATTCAGTGTGGTGCTTACTGTAATTCAGTGTGGTGCTTACTGTAATTCAGTGTGGTGCTTACTGTAATTCAGTGTGTCTGGTACACAATTCATCAACAATGATCCGTTATGATATGGTAATACTGTTCTTCTGCCCATCTTGAGCAgagcagggcagtgtccccaGGATCTCCATGAGGAAGCACCACAGAGTGTTCATCCAGCTCAGCTGTAGCTCAGAGAACTGGTACCCAGAGCCTCACATGCTGTGGACGGATAGCAGTGGGAAGGAGATCACCTCAGCAGAGACAAAGAGACCCAAACAGTAGGAGGGGGTGACCTGTACTTCATCACCAGTCACATGAGAATAGGGATGGACCAACTGGAGGGGGTCACATGTGTGGTGATGTCAGAGTACCAGGGAAGCAAGATGGAGTCTGCGCTGCAGATGACTGGTGAGTTGAGGCACTGGATTGTATTGTCAGCTGATACCCTTAAACAAATTATCTAGGTCCTTTTTGTAATGAAGTTTGTCATGCTTAAGTTTGGTACATGTGGTGGTACACTTAGTTGTCATTTGACCCTGATTGTTTCCTATGTAGGAGCTTTACCTCAGCAGTCTGCCTGACTGGGTTTACAGTATGTTAGGCCCCAATATGTTCAGTTACAGATAAAGGCCTAGAACATACCGTAGGTTCACTTAGAATCTAAATTGACACACACAAACCGCACCTCGCAGACattgtatttggacagtgacaaGAAAATCACACAGATTCTACAGTGACGTTTTTCTTTAATGTATTCAGTTAGGTATTTCACAAATGTcgatattattactattattacattATGTCATTGTTGTGTGCCATATTTTGTCTAGAACATAAACATATATATTTCTTCACTTCCAGTTTGTCAGGAGAAAAATAAGTAATTCAGTAAGATCTGGCAGATACTGTACATGATGCAACACATTTGTGATTAATTTTGGGGACAAAACTCCCATTTCTATTTGTGTTACAGTACATGCAAAGTTAATTACGTgaattaacatgatttttttaagCAATTGAGGCttaatttgttttttaaaatatttatttcactCTTTTCAATTCCAAGAGTTTTCACTAAATCCATTTTCTGATTAGATATCATTAAAGATGAAGAGAAAGCAAGTTCTTGCAGAAATCACCAAAAAAGATACAGTCCTTAAAAACAATGCTATGAGTATACACAGTATTATAAATGATAGTTACCATCATTTCTTACATCAATGCCCAGTACTTATTTATATAGTATTGAGCATTGATGTAAATATGATTATGTATAGAGGACTTATTTAAATAGTATTGAGCATTGATGTAAATATGGTTATGTATACAGGACTTATTTATATAGTATTGAGCATTGATGTAAATATGGTTATGTATACAGGACTTACTGGAAACATTTCTGGCTTTTATGTTATTtggaaaaataaatgttatttatCATTTTGTTTACCATACCATTTAGATGAGCAATTGTCTTTTCCATCATAGTTTGGAGTCTATTTGTTGATCATGCAGTTGATTTCAAACCAACCACtttcttttcacacacacacacacacacacacacacacacacgcacagcacgcacgcacgcacgcacacacacacacacacacgcacacgcacacgcacacgcacacacacacacacacacacacacacacacacacacacacacacacacacacacacacacacacacacacaccagtgttttataaatatatatatagtttttttttcAAAATATTACTTATCATATTTTATTATATGCTTTTTAAATATATAATAGTTCTAAAGACACTAAATATGTTTTTAAGCATTTGGATTACCAGTTTATGATGGGGGGTGTTGAATCGCAAAGCATCTGAAACTACTTTATTTCAGTGGATCGACCCTGACATTGCGCAACCCCAGTCTCACAGTAAATCAGGACAGGACAAATGTGTGAAGTTTAAAGAAAAACACAAAGAAGAGAGTACTGGGACACCTGGGAAGAACAACGAAGAAAAGGGTCCTGGGAGAGGTTTTTGGGAAGGAAGTTTGTCTTGGGAATGGAGGGATATGATACAGGTAAACATTAGTGGGAGGTTGACTTGGGGAGGAAGACTCAGTGAAGTGTTGGAGTCACACAGGATCCAGAGAACAGCTACTGGATGCTATATTATCCAGAGAATGGCTACTGGAGCATGTTATCATGGAGAACTGAGAAGTGTTGATGAGCTTCCCATAGAACTGGAACCTGAGAAGCTGTGAGTGTTAGTGGACTAGTAGGGAGGACAGATACCATTTTTCAACGTGGAGAAGAGGTGCCACATCCACTCCTTTTTGGAACATGGACTAAGATAGTCTATCTTTCTTTGGCCCTAATGAAATTTGTAAAGAGTAACTCAAAATCTTTGCATAAATGCATAAATGTATATTGGGAAACTTCATCCAAAGATGAAAATGTAAATTGTAATTTATGCTCATCCATTAAAGCTACACAtctttaatttgtaaaaataaaataaaagactgTTCCACCACTCGGATTCTCTTTAATTGAACAATTTTACAAAATATAAGTATTGAGTGACTGTGTTGTttgtagtgttgtaatgtagttcTGTAATATTCTGTCACCTGTATCTAATATCTAGTAAACCCCTCAAGCTCTGAGAACTGATGACAGGTGAGATGCAAGACCACAGTAAACCAAAATACTTTATAAAGGAATATCAAATGTGTTGGAGTAGTATCTTATCTATAGATGGACATGTACTTTCTAAATTCTGCTAGCGTGAGGCAAACCAGGGATAAAGAAATACATAATAAAGTAGATCCTCTTGTTGCTATAGCAACCTTAGATCAACACAATGACACTTAGTGATTTTATGCTCTTGGGGAGGTTAAAAGAGGCATAGTTCAGCCATAATCAAAGTGGAAGTTGTATCTCTTTAATGGAAGCTTGAGGGAATCATTTTTGCTATAATAATGCACTTTTTCAGTACAATTTTCAATATCTTCAATTTGTATTTAATAAAATTATTTGTCAAACGTGAAGAGGGTCATTCGTTAAAAATATAATTACATTTGAATGGCCTGACCTGTTTTAACGTGTACTGCTGGAGAAACCTCTAGAGGGAGCCTCTGAACCTTCGAGCCTCAAAAGTCTCATTGTGGTTAAACACTATTCTCATTGTTATAAGAAGCTCTGGAGAGAATATAACGTTTATTTCATATCTGAAACATACACTCCGTTATAGCTCCGTGCTCTGATATCTGCATTCAGGTAAGAGGTTCTAGTTAATTCATTAATTTCTAAAAGCTTATCTTTATCTATTGCGAAATCATGTGATATGTAAAGTACATGTAATAATGCTTTGAAATGTCTTGATGGTTTAATTGTATAATACCGCGTGAACAAATACATACATGTAATTTATTGTACCTCAGAAGTACTgcagtgcttaatttgtaaatcgggAGGTGCTGTGACAAAAAGTGAGCGCTAGAAGGGGGTGACTTGGAGAGTTCTGAGCTACGCATGAGAAAAAAGTCAATAGCCCAGGcctaggttaaataaaggttaaataaacaaatacaaatagttTTGTGGAGACACattgtaggctacaatatgaggaAATTATGTCTTTAAAATGTGTTCCAGTTTCACTGACACACCCGCTGGGCTGGTCAAGGAGAAAAAGGACTGGGTACTTGGTGTTACCAGGGCAACAGCTAACAGGAAAGGACAGTTGGTTCTCATCCCAGCTAATGGCTTCTGGGTAATCGGGATCTCAGATGGCAAAGACTTTACAGCATTcatggatgatgatgatgatgatgatgatgatgatgatgtccaTAAAGAAAGAATTCCACACCGAGTGGGTATCTATGTGGATTATCAGGAAGGGAAGGTGACTTTCTACAATGCAGAAGATAATTCACTCATCTATTCATTCACCAAAGGACCAAGTTATGAGGATGAGGTCCGCCCACTTTTCTCACCCTGGAATAACGATGCAGATCCAATCACAATTGTGTCCATTGAAACTAAACAATCTAAATCATCTGAAGCATTAAGGATCACCTCTACATCAATCAATAGGTTACTTTGTGTTGGAGAGCTAAACTTGAGTAGTGATTGACTAATGGTGGTCAATCACTAATGATTGTCACTTCAGTAATATTTACACTTTGCTTGAAGTTGTTTAAATGTTATGATACTTTTTTGCTTATTATAGAAATGTGTTGCTTTCTCACATTGACTTTATATTTGTTGTCTTTGACTTGAATAAAATTGAACTgctatttcagttgttttttcaAACCACGAGGATATTGTCAGAGAAATCATGCATAGTGAATAGGTAATGTCATGCCTCCTTTcatacacatatactgtacactgtatTGATTTGTGAAAAATGTAATATTGCTTTAAAGACTTGGATGTGTATCAGTTTATACCTTGCGATCATGAGGATCAATCAGTTTGTTAGATTAGGAAGGTTTGTAATCAGCCATTGGTCAGCACAAGCATCAGTGGCCTTCGTAAAGACTGCTATTCTGGGACCTCATTAATAAAATGTTTGCACCCACAGATTTGATTGTAAATTGTACATATAACATCTACAGGAACATGTGATTCATAAATCGtgaacttgaaatgaaaatatgGAATTTACATAAATTCTGCA contains:
- the LOC110531525 gene encoding butyrophilin subfamily 1 member A1 isoform X1, whose translation is MGGFVSRRTVEDDTVIKQPKTSTTSPRKQDEKLHEVDVTLDVDTAHPNLLIDGKTVSWIKETPQRLCSEKMFDEDPYVQGIMGRAWRAYWKVNVEKKDDWVLGVTRATANRKGQLVLIPANGFWVIGISDGKDFTAFMDDDDDDDDDDDVHKERIPHRVGIYVDYQEGKVTFYNAEDNSLIYSFTKGPSYEDEVRPLFSPWNNDADPITIVSIETKQSKSSEALRITSTSINRLLCVGELNLSSD
- the LOC110531525 gene encoding E3 ubiquitin-protein ligase TRIM39 isoform X2; amino-acid sequence: MVDVTLDVDTAHPNLLIDGKTVSWIKETPQRLCSEKMFDEDPYVQGIMGRAWRAYWKVNVEKKDDWVLGVTRATANRKGQLVLIPANGFWVIGISDGKDFTAFMDDDDDDDDDDDVHKERIPHRVGIYVDYQEGKVTFYNAEDNSLIYSFTKGPSYEDEVRPLFSPWNNDADPITIVSIETKQSKSSEALRITSTSINRLLCVGELNLSSD